Proteins encoded by one window of Chryseobacterium aquaeductus:
- a CDS encoding GDP-L-fucose synthase family protein — translation MNKSSKIYITGHRGMLGSTTLDLFKEAGYTHIITATHSELDLTNQLAVEDFFEKEKPEYVVHIAAKVGGIKANIDNPAVFLYDNLIMQANVINSSYKNGVKKFVFLGSSCIYPKESPQPMKEEYLLTGKLEPTNEGYAIGKIAGIKLLETYHQQYGFNSISLMPSNLYGPNDSFDLAHAHVLSSLVKRFVDAKEENAASVILWGTGIARREFLHVNDCAKAILFMFENYHSPEFINIGPGEDIGIRELAETIAKKVDYKGELIWDNTKPNGMLRKCMDVSKMTEIGFKPEITLENGIDQVIKRYKELKDDKNTINA, via the coding sequence ATGAATAAATCCTCAAAAATATACATCACAGGACACCGCGGAATGTTGGGCAGCACCACTTTAGATCTGTTTAAAGAAGCAGGTTACACCCATATCATTACCGCAACTCATTCCGAATTAGATTTAACCAATCAATTAGCTGTAGAAGATTTTTTTGAAAAAGAAAAACCAGAATACGTTGTCCACATTGCTGCAAAAGTGGGTGGTATAAAAGCCAACATTGATAACCCTGCTGTTTTTTTGTATGACAACCTCATTATGCAGGCAAATGTGATCAATTCTTCTTATAAAAACGGCGTCAAAAAGTTTGTTTTCTTAGGGAGTTCCTGCATTTATCCTAAAGAATCTCCACAACCTATGAAAGAAGAATATCTTCTCACCGGAAAGCTGGAACCTACAAACGAAGGATATGCCATCGGTAAAATCGCCGGAATCAAATTATTAGAAACCTATCATCAACAATATGGTTTCAACAGCATCAGTTTGATGCCAAGCAATCTTTACGGACCTAATGATAGTTTTGATTTGGCACATGCACACGTTTTATCTTCACTTGTAAAAAGATTTGTAGATGCCAAAGAAGAAAACGCTGCTTCGGTTATACTTTGGGGAACTGGTATTGCTAGGAGAGAATTTTTACATGTTAATGATTGCGCAAAAGCCATCTTATTTATGTTTGAAAACTATCATTCACCAGAGTTCATCAATATTGGTCCGGGTGAAGATATAGGAATAAGAGAACTCGCAGAAACCATTGCTAAAAAAGTAGATTACAAAGGTGAATTGATTTGGGATAATACAAAACCCAACGGAATGCTCAGAAAATGTATGGATGTCAGCAAGATGACAGAAATCGGTTTCAAACCCGAAATCACTCTCGAAAACGGAATAGATCAAGTAATAAAAAGATATAAAGAACTCAAAGATGATAAAAATACCATTAATGCGTAA
- a CDS encoding DegT/DnrJ/EryC1/StrS family aminotransferase, translated as MRKAFLNEAETKKALAQFILQADRLSMDVECGKFEKKFAKYQQCKHAVLFNSGGSANLAMLQALKNMGKLKDGDKIGFSALTWSTNTMPIIQMNMIPVVIDVTPEVINTTSQNLLERLETTDLQALFITNILGFTGDIDTIRKICEERNIILIEDNCESLGTELPEGRTGNFGIGASFSFFVAHHMSTIEGGMVCTSDDDFAEMLRIVRANGWDRNLSPEQQQKWRTQFGIQSEFEAKYTFYDLGYNFRPTEITGFLGQYQMQFLEKNISSREHNYLRIEKIVKENPDFLTLKHDHINVLSTFAFPFVCKTAELRSHYLQKFIDAGVEIRPMIAGNMQSQPFYQKYVSEIYDMPGADMMHNNGFYCGNYPELLEEDLVVFENLLRK; from the coding sequence ATGCGTAAAGCCTTCTTAAATGAAGCAGAAACAAAAAAAGCTTTAGCCCAATTTATACTTCAGGCAGACCGCTTGAGTATGGATGTGGAATGTGGAAAATTTGAAAAAAAGTTTGCAAAATATCAGCAATGCAAACACGCAGTTTTATTCAACAGTGGCGGAAGCGCAAATCTTGCAATGCTTCAGGCTTTGAAAAACATGGGCAAGCTGAAAGATGGTGATAAAATAGGTTTCTCAGCATTAACTTGGTCCACCAACACGATGCCCATTATTCAGATGAATATGATTCCTGTAGTGATAGATGTAACTCCGGAAGTGATCAATACAACCTCTCAAAATTTATTGGAAAGGTTAGAAACTACTGATCTTCAAGCTCTTTTCATCACCAATATTTTAGGATTTACGGGGGACATAGACACCATCAGGAAAATATGTGAAGAAAGAAATATCATTCTTATCGAAGACAATTGTGAATCTTTGGGTACAGAATTACCGGAAGGAAGAACAGGAAACTTCGGAATTGGAGCAAGCTTTTCGTTTTTTGTAGCACATCACATGAGCACCATAGAAGGTGGGATGGTTTGCACAAGTGACGACGATTTTGCAGAAATGCTTCGTATTGTAAGAGCCAACGGGTGGGACAGAAACCTCAGCCCTGAGCAACAGCAAAAATGGAGAACTCAATTTGGAATACAATCTGAATTTGAAGCAAAATATACTTTTTACGATCTTGGATACAACTTTAGACCTACGGAAATCACAGGATTTTTGGGACAGTATCAAATGCAGTTTTTAGAGAAAAACATTAGCTCCAGAGAGCACAATTATCTGAGAATAGAAAAAATAGTAAAAGAAAATCCTGATTTTCTTACTCTAAAACATGATCACATCAACGTTTTATCAACATTTGCGTTTCCTTTTGTTTGCAAAACAGCAGAATTGAGAAGTCATTATTTACAGAAATTTATTGATGCCGGAGTAGAGATACGTCCGATGATTGCAGGAAATATGCAGAGCCAACCTTTTTATCAAAAATATGTAAGTGAGATCTATGATATGCCGGGAGCAGATATGATGCATAACAATGGGTTCTACTGTGGAAATTATCCTGAACTTTTGGAAGAAGATCTTGTAGTTTTTGAAAATTTACTTCGTAAATAA
- a CDS encoding alpha-1,2-fucosyltransferase gives MVAVELIGGLGNQMFQYATARALALARDEDFVLDNHLFANYDLHDYALNHFNIKGSFFEKERAVFEPLSFSEKAKAVFLQKKIYNIFEEQGLTYDTKLIDLPYKNIFLKGYFQSEKYFIRFEDQLRKDFEIKSPLKKETIDLLKIIGSENSVSLHIRRGDYVNNAEANAVHGTCDLNYYHKAIAIIREKIENPVFFIFSDDINWAKENLKIDSTTYFVDFNNAATNYEDIKLMSTCKHNIIANSSFSWWGAWLNANKSKIVIAPSKWFNVEYHNSKDIIPEPWMKI, from the coding sequence ATGGTAGCAGTAGAACTTATTGGCGGTTTAGGAAATCAAATGTTTCAATATGCAACAGCAAGAGCTCTGGCTCTGGCTCGTGATGAAGATTTTGTACTAGATAATCATCTTTTTGCCAATTATGATCTTCACGATTATGCCCTGAATCATTTTAATATCAAAGGTTCTTTTTTTGAAAAAGAGAGAGCTGTTTTCGAGCCTTTAAGTTTTTCTGAAAAAGCTAAAGCGGTTTTTTTACAAAAGAAAATTTACAATATTTTCGAAGAGCAAGGTTTGACGTATGATACAAAGCTTATTGATTTGCCATATAAAAACATATTTCTAAAAGGATATTTTCAGTCAGAAAAATATTTTATCCGATTTGAAGATCAACTTCGAAAAGATTTTGAAATCAAATCACCTCTGAAAAAAGAAACGATTGATCTGTTAAAAATTATCGGGTCTGAAAATTCTGTTTCATTACATATCAGAAGAGGAGATTACGTAAACAATGCGGAAGCAAATGCAGTACACGGAACCTGCGACCTTAACTATTATCACAAAGCAATCGCAATAATAAGAGAAAAGATAGAAAATCCTGTGTTTTTTATTTTTTCTGATGATATAAATTGGGCAAAAGAAAATTTAAAAATTGATAGTACAACCTATTTTGTTGATTTCAATAATGCCGCGACCAATTATGAAGACATTAAATTGATGAGTACCTGCAAGCACAACATCATAGCCAACAGCAGTTTCAGCTGGTGGGGAGCTTGGCTCAATGCTAATAAAAGTAAGATCGTGATAGCTCCTAGCAAATGGTTTAATGTAGAATATCACAATTCTAAAGATATAATTCCGGAGCCATGGATGAAAATATAA
- a CDS encoding glycosyltransferase family 2 protein, with protein MDENIKHPKISVVMPVYNGEKYLVEAIDSILNQTYSDFELLLINDGSKDATESIILSYSDERIVYVKNEENLGLIKTLNKGIDLARGEFIARMDQDDISHQKRFEKQIKIFEENNEVGVCGTWFTMFGGNIDKILVAHPERSEEIKLHLLGHCTLGHPTIMLRKSSIGSERYDEDYQAAEDYDFWVRLSKITELYNIPESLLDYRMHDSNMTVLEGSIQFLNSDNIRARQLRELGIHHHKNEVQYCVMLFTDAYIKQIKFQELKKIIKFANNIEQKNSKKNIYNQDLLQKAISKRLFYIFEKTEKKSLLLISFLVWNRRSILRETGIKKTVRLIVNILNNK; from the coding sequence ATGGATGAAAATATAAAACATCCGAAAATATCGGTGGTGATGCCGGTTTATAATGGTGAAAAATATCTTGTAGAAGCTATTGATAGTATTCTGAATCAGACCTATTCAGATTTTGAATTACTATTAATTAATGATGGATCAAAAGATGCTACCGAAAGCATTATTCTTTCTTACAGTGATGAAAGAATTGTCTATGTGAAAAACGAGGAGAATTTAGGTTTAATAAAAACTTTGAATAAGGGGATTGATCTGGCAAGAGGTGAATTTATTGCAAGAATGGATCAGGATGATATCTCCCACCAGAAAAGATTTGAAAAGCAGATTAAAATTTTTGAAGAAAATAATGAAGTTGGAGTCTGCGGAACATGGTTCACGATGTTTGGGGGAAATATTGATAAAATTCTTGTGGCACATCCTGAACGATCAGAAGAGATAAAATTACATCTTTTGGGACATTGTACACTTGGTCATCCCACTATAATGCTACGGAAATCGTCCATAGGAAGTGAAAGGTATGATGAAGATTACCAAGCTGCAGAAGATTATGATTTTTGGGTGAGACTTTCAAAAATCACAGAACTCTACAACATTCCAGAATCATTGCTAGATTACCGCATGCATGATTCAAACATGACCGTTTTGGAAGGAAGTATACAGTTTCTAAACTCTGATAATATAAGAGCTAGGCAGCTCAGAGAATTAGGCATTCATCATCATAAAAATGAAGTACAATACTGCGTTATGCTTTTTACCGACGCTTATATAAAACAAATTAAGTTTCAGGAACTAAAAAAAATAATCAAATTTGCCAACAATATTGAGCAAAAAAACAGTAAGAAAAATATTTACAATCAAGATCTATTGCAGAAAGCAATAAGCAAAAGACTTTTTTACATATTCGAAAAAACAGAAAAAAAAAGCTTGCTATTGATCAGCTTTCTTGTATGGAACAGAAGATCAATTCTTCGTGAGACAGGGATAAAGAAGACCGTACGTCTTATAGTAAATATTTTAAACAATAAGTAA
- the gmd gene encoding GDP-mannose 4,6-dehydratase encodes MKVALITGITGQDGSYLAELLLEKGYEVHGIKRRASSFNTQRIDHLFVDLHEENVKFKLHYGDLTDSTNIIRIIQEIQPDEIYNLGAMSHVKVSFDSPEYVANVDGIGTLRILEAIRILGLQKKTRIYQASTSELYGGLPENKNAAGFYDEKSPFYPRSPYGVAKIYAFWITKNYREAYGMYACNGILFNHESPRRGETFVTRKITMAVAKIAKGKQDVLYMGNLNAQRDWGHAKDYVEAMWKMLQQDQPEDFVIATGKTTYVRDFITMAFAEVGIEIAYEGENENEIGKVVQCNNPEYQIEIGKTILKIDPEYYRPTEVDLLIGDPTKANTQLNWMPKYELPALVKEMVASDLKLF; translated from the coding sequence ATGAAAGTAGCATTAATAACCGGAATTACAGGGCAAGATGGTTCTTATCTTGCAGAACTCTTACTAGAAAAAGGATATGAGGTTCATGGAATTAAAAGACGGGCTTCGTCGTTTAATACGCAAAGGATAGATCACTTATTTGTAGACCTACACGAAGAAAATGTAAAATTTAAACTTCACTATGGCGATCTTACCGATTCTACCAATATCATAAGAATAATTCAGGAAATACAGCCTGATGAGATCTACAATCTGGGAGCGATGTCACACGTAAAGGTAAGTTTTGATTCTCCCGAATACGTTGCCAACGTTGATGGTATAGGAACTCTAAGAATTCTCGAAGCAATAAGAATTTTGGGTCTTCAGAAAAAGACCAGAATATATCAAGCCTCTACTTCGGAATTGTACGGCGGATTGCCGGAAAACAAAAATGCAGCAGGCTTTTATGATGAAAAATCTCCATTTTATCCAAGATCGCCTTACGGAGTTGCCAAAATATACGCCTTCTGGATTACCAAAAACTATAGAGAAGCCTACGGCATGTACGCTTGCAACGGAATTCTTTTTAATCACGAATCACCAAGACGCGGAGAAACTTTTGTAACCAGAAAAATCACCATGGCAGTTGCCAAAATTGCGAAAGGCAAGCAAGACGTTCTTTATATGGGTAATTTGAACGCACAGAGAGATTGGGGTCACGCCAAAGATTATGTAGAAGCAATGTGGAAAATGCTTCAGCAAGATCAGCCGGAAGACTTTGTTATTGCAACCGGAAAAACCACCTACGTTAGAGATTTTATTACCATGGCATTTGCAGAAGTAGGTATAGAAATAGCTTATGAAGGTGAGAACGAGAACGAAATAGGCAAAGTTGTACAATGCAACAACCCTGAATATCAGATAGAAATCGGAAAAACCATATTGAAGATAGATCCTGAATATTACCGACCTACAGAAGTTGACTTGCTGATAGGTGATCCTACCAAAGCAAATACCCAATTGAATTGGATGCCGAAATATGAGCTTCCTGCATTAGTAAAGGAAATGGTTGCGTCAGATCTTAAATTATTTTAG
- a CDS encoding glycosyltransferase family 4 protein, whose translation MPKKILFILHEATESGAPLVAFSFMQWLKKNTDVQFDCYVISQGSLLPKLIEVCENVFQKPPSKQYRVREKLQRFITQNKITHEESFFKVLTDKNYDLIYLNSIFSIPEFRKIEKYFLKPKKILHLHEAQFLISFFEKLFPEINPAENIDYLIAVSETAKKHFLKKYSHSAERTAIVYPYVEKPLNPDINIKKIRQQLGIKEETFVIGNIGNPHLVKSSEMLPILASNLKKKYPDFNFKLLVVGGGDDNIFSLSNRIDAEKLQVDDKIVFINHQSDIVPYLQIMDLYAMISREESFSLMTVLAALSNVPVISFKNNGGPEELLNEDIAFFTDYLDCAMLADKIYIISQNSEKRQSKAQKAHAHFQQFFSGETGNEKLWSISQNL comes from the coding sequence ATGCCGAAAAAAATTCTTTTTATCCTTCATGAAGCTACAGAAAGCGGTGCTCCTTTGGTGGCGTTTTCGTTCATGCAGTGGTTGAAGAAAAACACAGATGTACAGTTTGATTGTTATGTGATAAGCCAAGGTTCATTATTACCAAAACTGATTGAAGTCTGTGAAAACGTTTTTCAAAAGCCTCCATCAAAACAATATAGAGTACGAGAAAAATTACAAAGATTTATTACCCAGAATAAAATAACTCATGAAGAATCTTTTTTTAAGGTTCTTACCGACAAAAATTATGATCTGATTTATTTGAACTCTATATTTTCAATACCAGAATTCAGAAAAATCGAAAAGTATTTTTTAAAACCGAAAAAAATTCTTCATCTCCACGAAGCCCAATTTCTAATAAGCTTTTTTGAGAAACTATTTCCTGAGATTAATCCTGCTGAAAATATTGATTATCTGATCGCCGTATCCGAAACAGCAAAAAAACATTTTTTAAAAAAATATAGTCATTCTGCAGAAAGAACAGCAATAGTTTATCCGTATGTTGAGAAGCCTTTGAACCCCGACATAAATATTAAAAAAATAAGACAACAATTAGGGATCAAAGAAGAAACATTCGTTATCGGAAATATAGGGAATCCGCATCTTGTTAAATCTTCGGAAATGCTGCCAATTTTAGCATCTAACTTGAAGAAAAAATACCCTGATTTTAATTTCAAACTTTTAGTTGTAGGAGGCGGAGATGATAATATTTTCTCTCTTTCTAACAGAATTGATGCTGAAAAATTGCAGGTAGACGACAAGATCGTTTTTATAAACCATCAATCTGACATAGTACCATATCTCCAGATTATGGATCTCTATGCCATGATCTCCCGAGAAGAATCTTTTTCTTTGATGACAGTTTTAGCAGCTCTGAGCAATGTTCCTGTTATTTCTTTTAAAAATAATGGAGGTCCAGAAGAACTTTTAAACGAGGATATAGCATTTTTCACAGATTATTTAGATTGTGCCATGCTTGCAGATAAGATCTATATAATTTCACAAAATTCAGAAAAACGCCAAAGCAAAGCTCAAAAAGCACATGCCCATTTTCAGCAATTCTTCTCTGGAGAAACAGGCAATGAAAAACTTTGGTCAATTTCACAAAATCTATAA
- a CDS encoding glycosyltransferase family 2 protein yields the protein MINSSPLISICIPTYNGEQYLQEALDSIAIQTYRNIEVIISDDASTDCTMEICRSFKENSEFPVHIYAHRPAGIGANWNHCIKKAKGEYIKFLFQDDVLTNDCLEEFLKNVNYDNTVFNIVICKRLILDDGSPYSLKWKEANSDLQSGLALDKEGNNIITSAFFKTPAFYERATNILGEPTACFYNSSIFEKVGLFNEKMKQILDLEFLHRCLKTEKILVIKSTLVHFRVHTQQTTFNNTSVSENEREKYIKKIPLQYFFFLPWKRIIKNKLKTILKK from the coding sequence ATGATCAACAGCTCACCTTTGATATCTATTTGCATTCCCACTTACAATGGGGAACAATACCTTCAGGAAGCATTAGATTCTATAGCTATACAAACCTACAGAAATATTGAGGTTATTATATCGGATGACGCTTCTACGGATTGTACGATGGAAATCTGCAGATCTTTTAAGGAGAATTCTGAATTCCCTGTACATATTTACGCTCACCGGCCTGCAGGTATTGGTGCTAATTGGAATCATTGCATTAAAAAAGCGAAAGGTGAATATATCAAGTTTCTATTTCAGGATGACGTCTTAACAAACGATTGTCTTGAAGAATTTTTAAAAAACGTCAATTATGATAATACTGTATTTAACATTGTAATCTGTAAAAGATTGATTTTAGATGATGGGTCTCCTTACAGTTTAAAATGGAAGGAGGCAAATTCAGATCTTCAATCGGGGTTGGCTCTTGACAAAGAAGGAAATAATATAATTACCTCTGCATTTTTTAAAACCCCTGCTTTTTATGAAAGAGCTACCAATATTTTAGGGGAACCTACGGCTTGTTTTTACAACTCCTCAATTTTTGAAAAAGTAGGTCTTTTTAACGAAAAAATGAAACAGATTCTTGACCTTGAGTTTTTACACAGATGCCTTAAAACAGAAAAAATTCTTGTTATAAAAAGTACACTGGTTCATTTCAGAGTTCATACCCAGCAGACAACTTTTAATAATACATCGGTCTCAGAAAATGAAAGAGAAAAGTATATTAAAAAAATACCCTTACAATATTTCTTTTTCTTACCTTGGAAAAGAATTATAAAGAATAAACTTAAAACAATACTCAAGAAGTGA
- a CDS encoding glycosyltransferase, with amino-acid sequence MISIIISSYQPHLLSDLEKNITETCDVLYEIIPVQNPNLYSITEAYNIGMSKARYDIFLFIHEDILFHTKNWGSKLIGHLSDKNTGVIGIAGSSYVPKAPCGWHVSDNKYNHVNYIQNDKSRDNGIFRSTFSKDITKAEVFAIDGVFMALQSKVARSALFNENIKGFHGYDLEFSLRIAKDHQNYIINDILVEHFSRGYTDKVWFTNNIQIRNSTKKQRYQNGTNSVLETNTFSEFFTNYMKYFGISIQTICKTFKFYPLMSLKISQHILIAKLVFYHIKYKKNYQEKYKISEQSRHGNQ; translated from the coding sequence GTGATTTCGATCATTATTTCAAGCTACCAGCCCCATCTTCTTTCGGATTTGGAAAAAAACATCACAGAAACTTGTGATGTACTTTATGAAATTATTCCTGTGCAAAATCCCAATTTATATAGCATCACTGAAGCTTATAATATCGGAATGTCAAAAGCTCGGTATGACATCTTTCTCTTTATTCATGAAGACATTCTTTTTCACACTAAAAATTGGGGGTCAAAGCTCATTGGTCACCTAAGTGACAAAAATACAGGAGTTATTGGCATTGCTGGCTCGTCTTATGTTCCCAAAGCTCCTTGTGGTTGGCACGTCTCAGACAACAAATATAATCATGTAAACTACATCCAAAATGATAAGTCTAGGGACAATGGTATTTTTCGATCTACATTCTCCAAAGACATTACAAAGGCGGAAGTATTTGCGATAGATGGTGTTTTTATGGCTTTGCAAAGTAAAGTTGCCAGATCTGCATTATTCAATGAAAACATAAAAGGGTTTCACGGCTACGATCTGGAATTCTCTTTAAGGATCGCAAAAGATCATCAAAACTATATTATTAATGACATTTTAGTAGAGCATTTTTCGAGAGGTTATACCGACAAAGTGTGGTTTACAAATAATATTCAAATAAGAAATTCAACTAAGAAACAACGATATCAAAATGGCACAAATTCTGTGCTTGAGACCAATACCTTTTCTGAGTTTTTTACAAATTACATGAAGTATTTTGGGATTTCTATACAGACAATATGTAAAACCTTCAAATTTTATCCTTTGATGTCATTAAAAATTTCTCAACACATACTGATAGCAAAACTTGTCTTTTATCATATTAAATATAAAAAAAACTATCAAGAAAAATATAAAATCAGTGAGCAATCTCGCCATGGGAATCAATAG
- a CDS encoding NAD-dependent epimerase/dehydratase family protein produces MIIGNGLIAKSLHPIDSEDILFFASGVSNSLETRDSEFEREHSLLKSTIENNREKTFVYFSTCSIYDSSKNNSQYVLHKLKMEQIIADSCNQYYILRISNAVGKGGNPNLLVNYLVSAIQNETKITVHTKATRNLIDVNDVSAITQDIITNFNINQIINLAYMQNFSIIEITETISDVLQKKPLLLLQNEGSGYEIEVSKIESYFKINNLNDKEQYLRNLISKYYQK; encoded by the coding sequence ATGATTATAGGTAACGGACTTATCGCAAAATCTCTGCACCCAATCGATTCGGAAGACATTTTGTTTTTTGCATCTGGCGTTTCTAATTCACTAGAGACAAGAGATTCAGAATTTGAGAGGGAACACTCTCTCCTAAAAAGTACTATTGAAAACAACCGAGAGAAAACATTTGTTTATTTCTCGACATGCAGTATTTACGATTCTTCAAAAAATAACAGCCAGTATGTTCTACACAAACTAAAAATGGAACAGATCATCGCAGACTCTTGTAATCAATATTATATCTTAAGAATCAGCAATGCCGTAGGAAAAGGAGGAAATCCTAATCTGCTTGTAAATTATCTTGTAAGTGCAATTCAGAACGAAACAAAAATTACTGTACATACCAAAGCTACAAGAAATCTGATTGATGTAAACGATGTAAGTGCAATCACTCAAGACATTATTACAAATTTCAATATTAATCAAATAATCAATCTCGCCTATATGCAGAATTTTTCAATCATAGAAATAACCGAGACTATTTCTGATGTGCTACAGAAAAAACCTCTATTGCTACTCCAGAATGAAGGCTCAGGATATGAGATAGAAGTATCTAAAATTGAAAGTTATTTTAAAATAAATAACCTGAATGACAAAGAACAGTATCTCAGAAATTTAATCTCAAAATATTACCAAAAATAA
- a CDS encoding glycosyltransferase family 2 protein: protein MPKTTVIIVTYNAMKWAERCFNSLRQSSAPLDCIVIDNGSTDGSQEFIKNKFPEVDFIQSDENLGFGKANNIGIEKAYKNGADFFYLMNQDAWLYTDSIVKLLDVYKNHPSKNEIGIISPMHLDGSEKYLDIFLDKYIANNFEKTRLISDFYLQNVKPFYEISFINAAHWLIPKATIETVGGFNPYFFHYGEDVEYVNRVQFHQKKVLLVPESKVVHDGKQVLAKVDSSKYPDLGIETKMMNPNLPNAILLEKKSLKQSMLKNMFTGNRNSYKTLQEKYRKILKDEKILTNFRNKVKEVGLTFLNV, encoded by the coding sequence ATGCCGAAAACCACCGTCATTATCGTCACTTACAATGCCATGAAATGGGCAGAACGATGTTTCAACAGTTTGAGACAATCTTCTGCTCCGCTTGATTGTATAGTAATTGATAATGGATCTACAGACGGTAGTCAGGAATTTATTAAAAACAAGTTTCCTGAAGTTGATTTTATTCAGTCTGATGAAAATCTCGGTTTTGGAAAAGCTAACAATATCGGTATTGAAAAAGCTTATAAAAATGGGGCCGACTTCTTTTATCTGATGAATCAGGATGCCTGGCTTTACACCGATAGCATTGTGAAATTACTTGATGTTTATAAAAATCATCCTTCCAAAAATGAGATTGGAATTATCAGCCCGATGCATCTGGACGGTTCAGAAAAATATCTGGATATTTTTCTCGATAAATATATTGCCAACAATTTTGAAAAAACTAGGTTAATTTCTGATTTTTATCTGCAAAATGTGAAACCTTTTTATGAGATCAGTTTTATCAATGCAGCTCATTGGCTGATTCCCAAAGCTACGATCGAAACCGTAGGAGGCTTTAACCCTTACTTTTTCCATTACGGCGAGGATGTTGAATATGTAAACCGAGTACAGTTTCATCAGAAAAAAGTACTGCTTGTCCCGGAAAGTAAAGTTGTACATGACGGCAAGCAGGTTTTAGCAAAAGTAGATTCTTCAAAATATCCGGATCTGGGTATAGAGACCAAAATGATGAATCCCAATCTCCCTAATGCCATACTTCTTGAGAAAAAATCTCTCAAACAAAGCATGCTCAAAAATATGTTTACCGGAAACCGCAACAGCTACAAAACACTTCAGGAAAAATACCGCAAGATTCTGAAAGACGAAAAAATATTGACTAACTTTAGAAACAAAGTGAAAGAAGTTGGATTAACCTTTCTGAATGTGTAA
- a CDS encoding class I SAM-dependent methyltransferase, translating into MNFLKKFLRKIKLNSHAGTRYQCPFCGYQSKDLEIVGHDLQILKQKHVIGGGRRAAGCYKCHSRDRERLLYAFLIEDLKLPSDKNISILHIAPEPKLSKLLLKQNFKEYICGDLFTKGYDYPAHVQNMNVLNLPFEDNHFDLFLCNHVLEHIPEDIKAMKEIFRVLKPGGNALLQVPISKNSAETVEDFTIEDQKKREELFGQFDHCRIYGQDYTKRLESVGFKVHRINISDKYPSFGVNPEEDLFFCEKP; encoded by the coding sequence ATGAATTTTCTTAAAAAATTCCTGAGAAAAATAAAATTAAACAGTCACGCTGGTACTCGCTATCAATGTCCTTTTTGTGGTTACCAGTCGAAAGATCTGGAAATTGTAGGTCACGACCTTCAGATACTGAAACAGAAACACGTTATTGGTGGAGGAAGAAGAGCAGCAGGATGCTACAAATGCCATTCGCGTGACCGAGAAAGATTGCTCTATGCTTTTCTTATCGAAGATCTGAAACTTCCATCAGATAAAAATATCAGCATTTTACATATCGCTCCCGAACCAAAACTCTCGAAACTTTTACTGAAACAGAATTTTAAAGAATATATATGTGGAGACCTTTTTACCAAGGGTTATGATTATCCGGCACACGTTCAGAATATGAATGTTCTGAACCTTCCTTTTGAAGATAATCACTTTGATTTATTTCTTTGCAACCATGTTTTAGAACATATTCCAGAAGACATCAAGGCAATGAAAGAAATTTTCAGAGTGTTGAAACCGGGCGGCAATGCGCTTCTTCAAGTTCCAATTTCTAAAAATTCTGCTGAGACGGTTGAAGATTTCACGATTGAGGATCAGAAAAAAAGAGAAGAACTTTTCGGACAGTTTGATCATTGCAGGATCTACGGACAAGATTATACAAAGCGTCTTGAAAGTGTTGGCTTTAAAGTTCACAGAATCAACATCTCAGATAAATAT